In Astatotilapia calliptera unplaced genomic scaffold, fAstCal1.2 U_scaffold_14, whole genome shotgun sequence, a single window of DNA contains:
- the LOC113017528 gene encoding zinc finger and SCAN domain-containing protein 23-like: protein MKRTELGGETQTEVLIPSHQCGSDSNTCIASSMLVSIRSAPVEAAMSSVQYLREFIKKRLTAVCEEIFSEVQKTIVQYEEEINRQHRLLDISRKPDRNSHIIDFPRQHDCEEEEGLDEQQVCNQERNSSLDQEDPEPPQIKEEQEELCSSQEGEQLGLKKEAEGIIVWTDEEQLRQMETIWKPEIKLHRIDVVQQHAFEEEDVLTDQQVCNQERNSILDQKDPQPPQIKEEQEEVCSSQEGEQLGLKQEADTFMVTPTYEESSHSEPEPKSEQLLSHSSSRAESRDHEESQHVDSGSSRRTELKNRRPSRTDTKNKSIQCDVCGKTLPDKYRMTAHLRVHTGEKPYSCSTCGKRSSDSSALKKHMRIHTGEKPYCCSTCGKRFADPSAFKKHTRIHTGEKPYSCSTCGKRFTDLSAIKKHTRIHTGEKPYSCSTCGKRFVQRTQLKKHMRIHPG from the exons ATGAAGCGGACTGAACTTGGAGGAGAGACACAAACTGAAGTATTGATCCCGTCACATCAGTGTGGATCTGATAGCAATACCTGTATCGCTTCATCGATGCTTGTATCGATCCGCTCAGCCCCAGTTGAAGCAGCGATGAGTTCAGTTCAGTATCTGAGAGAGTTCATCAAGAAGAGACTAACTGCTGTTTGTGAAGAAATCTTCTCAGAGGTTCAAAAAACCATCGTCCAGTATGAGGAGGAGATCAACCGTCAGCACAGACTGCTGGATATCAGCCGGAAACCCGACAGAAACTCACACATCATAG ACTTCCCACGACAACATgactgtgaggaagaggagggtctggatgagcagcaggtctgtaaccaggagaggaactccagtctggaccaggaggacccagagcctccacagattaaagaggaacaggaggagctctgcagcagtcaggagggagagcagcttgGACTGAAGAAGGAGGCTGAAGGCATTATCGTCTGGACTGATGAAGAGCAGCTCAGACAGATGGAGACTATCTGGAAACCTGAGATAAAGCTACACAGAATAG ATGTTGTACAGCAGCATGCTTTTGAGGAAGAAGATGTTCTTACAGACCAGCAGGTCTGTAACCAGGAGAGGAACTCCATTCTGGACCAGAAGGACCCACAGcctccacagattaaagaggaacaggaggaagtgtgcagcagtcaggagggagagcagcttgGACTGAAGCAGGAGGCTGATACTTTCATGGTGACACCCACTTATGAGGAAAGTTCCCACAGTGAACCAGAACCAAAAAGTGAGCAGCTCCTTTCTCACAGCTCTTCTAGAGCAGAGAGCCGAGATCATGAAGAAAGCCAGCATGTGGACTCAGGATCTTCTAGACGTACGGAGCTGAAGAACAGACGTCCAAGTAGAACGGACACAAAGAACAAGTCTATTCAGTGTGatgtctgtggaaaaactttaccTGATAAATACAGAATGACTGCACATCTAAgagttcacacaggtgagaaaccgtattcttgtagcacctgtgggaaaagatCTTCTGACTCATCAGCGTTAAAAAAACATATgagaattcacacaggtgagaaaccatattgttgtagcacctgtgggaaaagatttGCTGACCCGTCAGCGTTCAAAAAACACACgagaattcacacaggtgagaaaccatATTCTTGTAGCACGTGTGGGAAAAGATTTACTGACTTATCAGCtatcaaaaaacacacaagaattcacacaggtgagaaaccatattcttgtagcacctgtgggaaaagatttGTCCAGAGGACGCAATTAAAGAAGCACATGAGAATTCATCCTGgttaa
- the LOC113017507 gene encoding tripartite motif-containing protein 16-like protein: EPKTRAEFLKCSREITLDPNTAHKELLLSKGDRKATQLKQQQSYSDHPDRFTFYDQVLSRESLTGRCYWEVEWRGRGIEVAVSYKNIRRVGKSADRIFGYNNKSWALLCENNSYSFFHKKVRTVLSGPRSSRVGVYLDHRAGILSFYSVSETMTLLHRVQTTFTQPLYAELFLYGLGDTAELIKVKQRRRVHVDL; encoded by the coding sequence gagccaaagaccagagctgaattcttaaaatgttcacgtgaaatcacactggatccaaacacagcacacaaagAGCTGTTATTATCTAAAGGGGACAGAAAAGCAACACAGTTGAAACAACAACAGTCTtattctgatcatccagacagattcacCTTTTATGATCAAGTCCTGAGTAGAGAGAGTCTGACTGGACGTTgctactgggaggtggagtggagagggagagggatAGAAGTAGCAGTCTCATACAAGAATATCAGAAGAGTAGGAAAGTCAGCTGATCGTATATTTGGATACAATAACAAATCTTGGGCATTACTTTGTGAAAACAACAGTTATTCATTTTTTCACAAGAAAGTACGAACTGTCCTCTCAGGTCCTCGGTcctccagagtaggagtgtacctggatcacagagcaggtattctgtctttctacagcgtctctgaaaccatgactctcctccacagagtccagaccacattcactcagccgctctatgcGGAACTTTTTCTTTATGGACTTGGAGACACTGCAGAATTGATTAAAGTCAAACAGAGAAGACGGGTTCATGTTGATCTCTGA